A DNA window from Gigantopelta aegis isolate Gae_Host chromosome 4, Gae_host_genome, whole genome shotgun sequence contains the following coding sequences:
- the LOC121372308 gene encoding uncharacterized protein LOC121372308, which yields MKWVLVNVYLSLAVFRHCDRCNADPVSKDVKTSTACYGSDPKCNSHNLTCHGNSVYITIWNASYGIKNKQICNSGVADCNTYARMCCSLNKSDLFVLYNINDMQTLTGNCSDKRQCIFKAPRTIHTINGGGQKLSSYSVVRYSCLAEITRDAPVASVPVGAIVGGVVAAAVVVAVVVVIGVIWYRRQQREHAKPRADQQIPAIANQNAVTNEYAHLSGTDRVVPLYETLHQ from the exons ATGAAGTGGGTGTTGGTAAACGTGTATTTGAGTCTAGCGGTGTTTCGTCACTGTGATCGCTGTAATGCAG ATCCTGTCTCCAAAGACGTGAAAACATCCACAGCATGTTACGGATCGGATCCAAAGTGTAATTCGCACAATTTGACTTGTCATGGTAACTCCGTGTACATCACAATCTGGAATGCTTCTTACGGTATAAAGAATAAACAAATCTGTAATAGTGGAGTGGCTGATTGTAACACTTATGCCAGGATGTGTTGTTCTTTAAACAAATcagatttatttgttttatacaatATCAATGATATGCAGACGTTGACTGGGAATTGTTCCGACAAACGTCAGTGCATTTTCAAAGCTCCACGGACTATACACACCATCAATGGAGGTGGACAGAAGTTATCTAGCTATTCAGTAGTCCGCTACTCGTGCTTAGCTGAAATAACACGTGATG CGCCTGTGGCATCAGTACCCGTTGGAGCTATCGTGGGTGGTGTGGtcgctgctgctgttgttgttgccgTCGTAGTTGTAATTGGAGTCATCTGGTACag aCGCCAGCAGAGGGAGCACGCTAAACCTAGAGCAGACCAACAGATCCCGGCCATAGCAAACCAAAATGCGGTAACCAACGAGTACGCACATCTGAGTGGAACTGACAGAGTTGTACCCCTTTATGAAACACTACACCAGTAG